A genomic segment from Acidobacteriota bacterium encodes:
- a CDS encoding serine acetyltransferase has protein sequence MSGRDGVPISEIARRLVEVSRRHEFLPNVPKECGARLPSRSSCLEIMQQLRSVLFPGFFHLAEFNPEALTLHVGAILDRVAIALEEQIRRGFCFVCPGGDDNPVECRARAAGITRRFLERVPEVMALLMEDVRAAYDGDPAAKSPGETIFCYPGVFAITNHRVAHELYDLEVPVIPRIIGENAHSVTGIDIHPGARVGRRFFIDHGTGVVIGETAVIGDRVRIYQGVTLGAKSFPLDEKGVPIKGVDRHPVIGDDVVIYAGATILGRITVGARSVIGGNVWLTESIPPESVLSQGRGPNSRPVRDKGRE, from the coding sequence ATGAGCGGAAGAGACGGGGTGCCCATTTCCGAAATCGCCCGGCGGCTCGTCGAGGTGAGCCGGCGGCACGAGTTCCTGCCGAATGTTCCGAAGGAGTGCGGGGCGCGGCTCCCGTCACGCTCGAGCTGCCTGGAGATCATGCAGCAGCTCCGGTCCGTCCTGTTTCCCGGCTTCTTCCACCTGGCCGAATTCAACCCGGAAGCGCTGACCCTTCATGTGGGTGCGATCCTGGACCGCGTCGCCATCGCGCTCGAGGAGCAGATCCGGCGCGGGTTCTGTTTCGTGTGCCCCGGAGGCGACGACAACCCGGTCGAGTGCAGGGCCCGGGCCGCGGGGATCACGCGCCGGTTCCTCGAAAGGGTGCCCGAGGTGATGGCGCTCCTCATGGAGGATGTGCGCGCCGCCTACGACGGGGACCCGGCGGCCAAGAGCCCGGGCGAAACCATCTTCTGCTATCCGGGGGTTTTCGCGATCACCAACCACCGCGTCGCCCACGAACTCTACGACCTCGAGGTGCCGGTGATCCCCAGGATCATCGGGGAGAACGCCCACAGCGTCACCGGGATCGACATCCACCCCGGGGCCCGGGTCGGCCGGAGGTTCTTCATCGATCACGGCACGGGGGTGGTGATCGGGGAGACCGCCGTCATCGGGGACCGGGTGCGGATCTACCAGGGGGTTACGCTCGGGGCGAAGAGCTTCCCGCTCGATGAGAAGGGGGTGCCCATCAAGGGGGTCGACCGCCATCCCGTCATCGGGGACGACGTGGTCATCTACGCCGGCGCGACCATCCTCGGGAGAATCACCGTCGGGGCGCGCTCCGTCATCGGCGGGAACGTGTGGCTGACCGAAAGCATCCCCCCGGAGAGCGTCCTCTCCCAGGGGCGGGGGCCCAACTCCCGGCCGGTGCGCGACAAGGGCCGGGAATGA